Proteins encoded within one genomic window of Eurosta solidaginis isolate ZX-2024a chromosome 1, ASM4086904v1, whole genome shotgun sequence:
- the LOC137238296 gene encoding BTB/POZ domain-containing protein KCTD9, whose protein sequence is MERLATTSYKSVALTNSPLKPNVQTSNANESVTDAVRECDKKFPSSKWVKLNVGGKVYITTLCTLVSKEPDSMLARMFSQEGMLPSEQDEQGAYLIDRSAQYFEPILNYLRHGQLIVDANVSLEGVLEEAKFFGIYSLISQLEPQLNQINRPIDDMPLTRRDVIKALIQTPHASELRFQGVNLAGADLRKLDFRNINFKYACMQRCNLSHANLTYCCLERTDLAYANLECSQLVSVKGLCANMEGANLRGCNFEDPTGVRTNLEGVNLKGACLESSNMAGINLRVANLKDANMKNCNLRSAVLAGADLERCNLSGSDLQEANLRGANLKDAELTLMVTPLHMAQAIR, encoded by the exons ATGGAAAGGTTAGCAACCACTAGCTATAAATCTGTAGCACTTACAAACTCTCCACTGAAACCAAATGTTCAGACTTCTAACGCAAACGAATCTGTCACGGATGCCGTTCGGGAATGTGATAAAAAATTTCCATCCTCGAAGTGGGTGAAATTGAATGTTGGTGGTAAAGTGTATATCACAACGCTATGTACGCTAGTTAGCAAGGAGCCAGATAGTATGTTGGCGCGGATGTTCTCCCAGGAGGGAATGCTACCTAGCGAACAAGACGAGCAGGGTGCATATCTAATTGACCGCAGTGCACAATATTTTGAACCAATCCTTAACTACTTACGACATGGACAACTAATTGTCGACGCCAATGTAAGTTTAGAAGGAGTATTAGAAGAAGCAAAATTTTTTGGTATCTATTCGCTTATTAGTCAACTAGAACCCCAACTTAATCAAATAAATCGACCTATTGACGATATGCCACTTACTCGTCGCGATGTTATTAAAGCATTAATACAAACCCCTCATGCTAGTGAATTACGTTTCCAAGGGGTAAATTTAGCTGGTGCAGACTTGCGTAAGCTTGATTTTCGTAATATTAATTTCAAG TATGCGTGCATGCAAAGATGTAATTTATCGCACGCCAATCTTACATATTGCTGTTTGGAGCGCACTGATTTGGCCTATGCAAATTTGGAGTGCTCACAGCTGGTGTCTGTGAAAGGGCTTTGTGCTAATATGGAGGGTGCCAATTTACGTGGTTGCAATTTTGAAGATCCAACTGGTGTACGTACCAACTTGGAAGGTGTTAATTTGAAAGGTGCTTGTTTGGAGAGTAGCAATATGGCTGGTATAAATTTACGAGTTGCCAATTTAAAAGATGCAAATATGAAGAATTGCAACTTACGTTCAGCTGTACTTGCTGGCGCAGATTTGGAACGTTGTAATTTATCTGGTAGTGATTTGCAGGAAGCAAATTTGCGTGGCGCTAATTTAAAAGACGCAGAATTAACACTCATGGTGACACCGTTGCACATGGCACAGGCAATACGATGA